In the Meiothermus cerbereus DSM 11376 genome, GGATCCAGGAAAATAAACCCCTCACCACCGAGGTGCCCAGCTACCCCAGAGGCACGTACACCCCCGGTCAGCGCGACCCCCGTCTGCGGGCCTTCCGCGATGAAGTGCTGGCCCATCTGGACAAGGTCAAGGCAGGCCAAGGCGCTTTGGTGGATGTGCGCAGCCCCGCCGAGTTCACCGGCGAAAAAACCCACATGCCCGAGTACCCCCAGGAAGGGGTGTTGCGCGGGGGGCACATCCCTGGGGCCAAGAGCATTCCCTGGGCTACCACGGTGAATTCCGACGGCACCTTCAAGAGCGCGGAGGAGCTCCGGGCCATCTACGAGAGCAAAGGCATCACCCCCGATAAAGAGGTGATTGCCTACTGCCGTATTGCCGAGCGCAGCAGCCATAGCTGGTTTGTGCTCAAGCACCTGCTGGGCTTCCCCAACGTTAAGAACTACGACGGTAGCTGGACCGAGTGGGGCAACGCGGTGGGTGTGCCCATCGAGAAAGGCCCAGAACGGTAGCCCTGATTAGCGGTTATCGGCCATTTTACGCAGCTTTTGCAGACCCCCCTCGAGGTTGTACACCAACTCGTAGCCAGCCGCCTCGAGGTACAACCCAGCCAGCTCGCTCATCACCCCCCGCTCGCAGACCAAGAGCAGGGGGCGGTCTTTGGGCAGGCTGTGGTTGCCATGCTGGATGTCGTGCAACGGGATATGCAAAGCACCCTCGAGGTCAGCGCGGTTGTACTGTTCGGGGGGTCGCACATCCACTATCAGGGGGTTGTCCTGGAGAAAGTTCTTGAGCAGCTCGGGTTTTAGGGTTCGCATAATCCTAAGATAGAACAAAAGGCAGAGGGGCAATTGCCCCAGCCTGAGCACGCCGCGCTAAAAGGGCCACCCCACCTGCAGGCCAGCGGGACATGGCGCAGCTCCGCCCTACAGCTCCAGCAAAGCCTCGGCCTGGAAAAGGTTGATG is a window encoding:
- a CDS encoding sulfurtransferase, whose translation is MSYANPDVLVSTDWVLENLNNPEVRILEVNEDILLYDTGHIPGSQKIDWQADLWDDTIREFIQPDELAALFERLGISNDTTIVLYGDKNNWWAAYAFWFFSYNGHPKLKLMNGGRIKWIQENKPLTTEVPSYPRGTYTPGQRDPRLRAFRDEVLAHLDKVKAGQGALVDVRSPAEFTGEKTHMPEYPQEGVLRGGHIPGAKSIPWATTVNSDGTFKSAEELRAIYESKGITPDKEVIAYCRIAERSSHSWFVLKHLLGFPNVKNYDGSWTEWGNAVGVPIEKGPER
- a CDS encoding rhodanese-like domain-containing protein; translated protein: MRTLKPELLKNFLQDNPLIVDVRPPEQYNRADLEGALHIPLHDIQHGNHSLPKDRPLLLVCERGVMSELAGLYLEAAGYELVYNLEGGLQKLRKMADNR